Proteins encoded together in one uncultured Fibrobacter sp. window:
- a CDS encoding peptidylprolyl isomerase, producing the protein MLTWINEKAKWVIVIFAAGIAVGLLAMDRVPNQAHSYPVGEVNDHKITYAEFDSRVKMIVENQFRDAHPNDEQYTQIRNEVFRGLVRQILLQKEYGKADLRASVAELRSEFKRNPDAVRARLVQEAQQRLYSIQRQATSQEDANQRAQAYIATLPKFLTDSTFNKADYDAWLDTREAFQWGVMLQYEEDLKNTTIPMRQLQMLVGAGIHQTSLESEWIANRRETQVELQVAVVPNSAFEVSAESIDDASAKAYFEANKDSFYVADDAARFLVASIPVAATTGDEERIKDYAMTIYNQLTDSSVATTFEDLARVSSEDLASAEKGGLLSEDYMPKGTYVKEFEDAAYALDSGAVSLPIRTRFGFHIIKSYGKIQDSTGAEKIKAGHILLVVNASSETVDSLERILSGIKADVDAGKDFAAAAKERNVDVFTSNWVDRGSSIEKLGYLKGLTAYAWPNENLPDEASLVSPVLKNDNFVAIFYKTDVVKPGERSFAYAEPNIKNALARKKAGEACANYLNSVAEKVKAYKPAADSTQSEISVDKVNFQTLTTSLEGYVQGFGYSNPKFAGAVLAQKEGEWGPVIQANDGAVMMKVVSKKAADEAAVKSAVKDDKENSARFASSSIFNQYVNNIENGTAVKSNLDLYYKD; encoded by the coding sequence ATGTTAACGTGGATAAATGAAAAAGCCAAGTGGGTTATTGTTATTTTCGCCGCAGGTATCGCGGTGGGCCTCCTGGCCATGGACCGTGTGCCCAACCAGGCTCACAGCTACCCGGTCGGGGAAGTTAACGATCACAAGATTACGTATGCCGAATTTGATTCCCGCGTCAAGATGATCGTCGAAAACCAGTTCCGCGACGCTCACCCGAACGATGAACAGTACACGCAGATCCGTAACGAGGTCTTCCGTGGTCTCGTCCGCCAGATTCTCCTGCAGAAGGAATATGGCAAGGCCGACCTCAGGGCTTCTGTCGCGGAACTCCGTTCTGAATTCAAGCGTAACCCGGATGCCGTTCGCGCCCGTCTGGTGCAAGAAGCCCAGCAGCGTCTCTATTCCATCCAGCGTCAGGCGACTTCCCAGGAAGATGCCAACCAGCGCGCTCAGGCCTACATCGCCACTCTTCCTAAGTTCCTCACGGATTCGACCTTCAACAAGGCCGATTACGATGCCTGGCTCGATACTCGCGAAGCCTTCCAGTGGGGCGTGATGCTCCAGTACGAAGAAGACCTCAAGAACACGACTATCCCGATGCGCCAGTTGCAGATGTTGGTCGGTGCCGGCATTCACCAGACTTCTCTCGAATCCGAATGGATTGCGAACCGCCGCGAAACGCAGGTCGAACTGCAGGTGGCAGTCGTTCCTAATTCCGCTTTTGAAGTCTCTGCCGAAAGCATTGATGATGCTTCTGCCAAGGCTTATTTCGAAGCCAACAAGGATAGCTTCTATGTTGCCGATGACGCCGCCAGGTTCCTGGTTGCAAGCATCCCTGTTGCCGCCACTACCGGTGACGAGGAACGCATCAAGGACTATGCGATGACCATTTACAACCAGCTCACGGATTCCTCTGTCGCGACCACGTTCGAAGACTTGGCCCGTGTCTCTTCCGAAGACCTCGCTTCCGCCGAAAAGGGCGGCCTCCTGAGCGAAGACTACATGCCCAAGGGAACTTATGTGAAGGAATTCGAAGACGCTGCCTATGCTCTTGATTCCGGCGCAGTTTCTCTTCCGATCCGTACTCGCTTCGGTTTCCACATCATCAAGTCTTACGGCAAGATCCAGGATTCTACGGGTGCCGAGAAAATCAAGGCCGGTCATATCCTCCTCGTCGTGAACGCCTCTTCCGAGACGGTCGACAGCCTCGAAAGGATTCTCTCCGGTATCAAGGCTGATGTCGATGCTGGCAAGGATTTCGCCGCTGCTGCCAAGGAACGCAACGTCGATGTCTTCACTTCTAACTGGGTCGATCGTGGAAGCTCTATCGAAAAGCTCGGCTACCTCAAGGGCCTTACCGCTTATGCCTGGCCGAACGAGAATCTCCCGGACGAAGCTAGCCTCGTCTCTCCGGTGCTCAAGAACGACAACTTTGTTGCCATCTTCTACAAGACCGATGTCGTGAAGCCGGGTGAACGTAGCTTTGCTTACGCCGAACCCAACATCAAGAATGCTCTCGCCCGCAAGAAGGCTGGAGAAGCTTGCGCCAACTATCTCAATTCTGTTGCCGAAAAGGTGAAGGCCTACAAGCCGGCCGCCGATTCTACCCAGAGCGAAATCTCCGTCGACAAGGTTAACTTCCAGACGCTCACGACTTCTCTCGAAGGCTACGTCCAGGGCTTCGGTTATTCTAACCCGAAGTTCGCCGGTGCTGTTCTTGCTCAGAAGGAAGGCGAATGGGGCCCGGTCATTCAGGCCAACGATGGTGCCGTGATGATGAAGGTTGTCTCGAAGAAGGCTGCTGATGAAGCTGCTGTCAAGAGCGCCGTCAAGGACGACAAGGAAAACAGCGCACGCTTCGCTTCTTCCTCTATCTTCAATCAGTATGTCAACAACATCGAAAATGGCACTGCTGTAAAAAGCAATTTAGACCTTTACTATAAGGACTAA
- the nadB gene encoding L-aspartate oxidase: MYDILVLGAGISGLSAALHAAEKGLHVLILTKGAKPDGSSNYAQGGIATVTEKTDKFVFHIADTLEAGAGLCKKEPVNILTKSGPATIKQLVKWGVQFTPSPTDHSQFDLHLEGGHSHHRILHAADLTGKEIMRALLCELHKQKNIDYLENCYIKDLICTGTGKAKRCIGAKIIHQKTGIVENLYAKATILSTGGAGRIWQYTVCPHDSCGDGMAIAARAGAALQDIEFMQFHPTSLYAPQLKKPFLISEAVRGFGGILKNYKGEEFMNQVHPLHSLAPRDIVARAIHSEMMRLGKPNMFIDLSGRTPKDIKSHFPHIYAKCLDAGIDITKEWIPVVPAAHYMCGGVLVDTWSRTEIKGLYACGEVADTGVHGANRLASNSLLESVVFAIRAVDNICGSGLTKDKFTAPRATKKEKVSFTKAAYWRKRKKILQDMMWANCGIVRTVAGLNQGLKVIEDLEGDIATAIKNGETENFYYLEFLNALQVSKMILLAALRRKESRGLHYILDYPNLDPKTKHQSIYLSDKK; this comes from the coding sequence ATGTACGATATTTTGGTCCTAGGCGCCGGAATTTCCGGCCTGTCCGCAGCACTCCACGCCGCAGAAAAAGGGCTTCACGTTTTGATTTTAACAAAAGGGGCCAAGCCGGACGGTTCATCGAACTACGCCCAGGGCGGTATTGCAACCGTCACCGAAAAGACGGACAAGTTCGTATTCCACATCGCCGACACGCTGGAAGCGGGCGCTGGCCTCTGCAAGAAGGAGCCCGTGAACATCCTCACCAAGAGCGGGCCCGCCACCATCAAGCAGCTCGTCAAATGGGGTGTCCAGTTCACGCCATCCCCGACCGACCACTCGCAGTTTGACCTCCACCTTGAGGGCGGCCACAGCCACCACCGCATTCTGCACGCCGCAGACCTCACCGGCAAGGAAATCATGAGGGCGCTCCTCTGCGAGCTACACAAGCAAAAGAACATCGACTACCTCGAGAACTGCTACATCAAGGACCTCATCTGTACCGGAACCGGCAAGGCCAAGCGCTGCATCGGTGCAAAGATTATCCACCAGAAGACCGGCATTGTCGAGAACCTCTATGCGAAGGCGACCATCCTTTCGACGGGCGGAGCTGGACGCATCTGGCAGTACACCGTGTGCCCGCACGACAGTTGTGGCGACGGCATGGCGATTGCCGCCCGCGCAGGCGCTGCCCTCCAGGACATCGAATTCATGCAGTTCCACCCGACAAGCTTGTATGCCCCGCAGCTCAAGAAGCCCTTCCTCATCTCGGAAGCGGTCCGCGGGTTCGGCGGCATCCTCAAGAACTACAAGGGCGAAGAATTCATGAACCAGGTACACCCGTTGCACTCCCTCGCTCCCCGCGACATCGTGGCCCGTGCCATTCACAGCGAGATGATGCGCCTCGGCAAGCCGAACATGTTCATCGACCTTTCCGGCCGCACGCCCAAGGACATCAAGAGCCACTTCCCCCACATCTACGCGAAGTGCCTCGACGCCGGCATCGACATCACCAAGGAATGGATTCCCGTCGTGCCCGCTGCCCACTACATGTGCGGCGGCGTGCTCGTAGACACGTGGTCCCGTACCGAAATCAAGGGCCTGTACGCCTGCGGCGAAGTTGCCGACACCGGTGTACACGGAGCCAACCGTCTCGCCTCCAACTCGCTCTTGGAGAGCGTGGTGTTCGCCATCCGCGCTGTGGACAACATTTGCGGAAGCGGATTAACCAAGGACAAATTCACCGCACCGAGAGCCACTAAAAAAGAAAAGGTCTCCTTCACCAAGGCGGCCTACTGGCGCAAGCGCAAGAAAATACTCCAGGATATGATGTGGGCCAACTGCGGCATCGTCCGCACGGTCGCTGGGCTCAACCAGGGGCTCAAGGTCATCGAAGACCTCGAAGGCGACATTGCCACGGCAATCAAGAACGGCGAAACCGAGAACTTCTACTACCTCGAATTCCTGAACGCACTCCAGGTGTCCAAGATGATCCTGCTCGCCGCACTCAGGCGCAAGGAATCCCGCGGGTTGCACTACATCCTCGACTACCCGAACCTTGACCCGAAGACCAAGCACCAGAGCATCTACCTGAGCGACAAGAAGTAA
- a CDS encoding serine/threonine-protein kinase translates to MSELTTPRKNTKPSKIGGYTPTQQIGHGAMGDIWLCHDPSMDRMVVVKQMHASLMNQDDLMQRFQREAVILAHLNHPVIVQPHALWKEKDGKLSLSMEFVQGKSLRELLNKDSRPPVWAVMYIMYEILSAVGHAHREGVIHRDLKPANIMIDKDGRVRLLDFGVAHAETEDTALTMAGAVIGTAAYMSPEQILGFEITPASDLFSIGIVMSEMLIGENLFRGENLEQTSKRIQKLKLSMKAFPDDVPKPLRKFVMKLLEKKPKNRPVSACDAADQLAKMLLPYPRDLTPYLADWVYSTSQDTVSELTVPVTPNRSKRIFATGAVSGFILALVLVTLAYLIL, encoded by the coding sequence ATGAGCGAGCTGACGACACCCCGCAAGAACACGAAGCCCTCGAAAATAGGCGGTTACACGCCGACCCAGCAAATTGGTCATGGAGCCATGGGCGACATCTGGCTCTGCCACGACCCCTCCATGGACCGCATGGTTGTCGTGAAGCAGATGCACGCCTCGCTTATGAACCAAGACGACCTCATGCAGCGCTTCCAGCGCGAGGCCGTGATTCTTGCGCACCTGAACCACCCCGTCATCGTCCAGCCGCATGCCCTATGGAAGGAGAAAGACGGCAAGCTTTCGCTCTCGATGGAGTTCGTGCAAGGGAAAAGCCTGCGTGAACTCTTGAACAAGGACAGCCGGCCTCCCGTCTGGGCGGTCATGTACATCATGTACGAGATTCTCTCGGCCGTGGGGCACGCCCACCGCGAAGGAGTCATCCACCGCGACCTGAAGCCAGCGAACATCATGATAGACAAGGACGGTCGCGTACGCCTGCTCGACTTCGGAGTCGCCCACGCCGAGACCGAAGACACGGCCCTCACCATGGCCGGAGCCGTCATCGGGACCGCTGCCTACATGAGCCCTGAACAGATTCTCGGATTCGAGATTACCCCCGCCTCCGACCTCTTCAGCATCGGCATCGTCATGAGCGAAATGCTTATCGGCGAAAACCTATTCCGTGGAGAAAACCTGGAGCAGACATCCAAGCGCATCCAGAAACTCAAACTTTCCATGAAGGCCTTCCCTGACGACGTCCCGAAGCCACTCCGCAAGTTCGTCATGAAGCTCCTCGAAAAGAAGCCCAAGAACCGCCCCGTGTCAGCATGCGATGCGGCCGATCAACTTGCAAAAATGTTACTTCCCTATCCCAGGGACCTCACGCCCTACCTGGCCGACTGGGTTTACAGCACAAGCCAGGATACCGTCTCCGAACTCACTGTCCCCGTCACCCCGAACAGGTCAAAACGCATCTTTGCAACTGGCGCCGTGTCCGGATTTATTCTAGCTTTGGTCCTGGTTACCCTCGCGTACCTCATTTTATAG
- a CDS encoding CvpA family protein has translation MNWIDIASLVIILSFALVGLYRGFLRSVFRVVAWLVGIAGAYFSHLFLSDFVIENFDVSFLAVKPICLIIGFVVPFTLAQLAGHFLHTAVSHTIISKPNRLFGACFGALKGAIVCFILLTIIHFLPLKDGDFNDMRNEAVAYDTYKSSLEFMGYPTGRKEIIKKAEKKAEAITSGIAEKVTDKAKDGAEQIADKAKEAAVDAAGKAIDKISENATQAVLAKDKATESVASKVDSVKTKSSASKL, from the coding sequence ATGAACTGGATAGACATAGCAAGCCTCGTCATCATTCTTTCATTTGCTCTAGTCGGGCTATACCGCGGGTTTCTCCGCAGCGTCTTCCGTGTAGTGGCCTGGCTTGTCGGAATTGCCGGAGCCTATTTCTCACACCTGTTCCTCTCCGACTTCGTCATCGAGAATTTTGACGTGTCGTTCTTGGCGGTCAAGCCGATTTGCCTCATCATCGGTTTTGTCGTGCCATTCACACTTGCACAGCTTGCCGGGCATTTTTTGCACACCGCAGTATCCCACACCATCATCAGCAAGCCCAACCGCCTTTTCGGGGCATGCTTCGGGGCACTGAAGGGCGCCATCGTCTGCTTCATCCTGCTCACGATTATCCATTTCTTGCCGCTCAAAGATGGCGACTTTAACGACATGCGCAACGAAGCCGTCGCCTACGATACATACAAAAGTTCACTTGAGTTCATGGGCTACCCCACCGGACGCAAGGAAATCATCAAGAAGGCCGAAAAGAAAGCCGAAGCCATCACGAGTGGTATCGCCGAAAAAGTCACCGACAAGGCAAAAGACGGTGCCGAGCAAATTGCGGACAAGGCAAAAGAAGCCGCTGTTGACGCAGCAGGCAAGGCAATCGACAAAATTTCCGAAAATGCGACACAGGCTGTACTTGCCAAGGACAAGGCCACAGAAAGTGTTGCCAGCAAAGTGGATTCCGTCAAGACGAAATCCAGCGCCTCTAAACTTTAG
- a CDS encoding amidohydrolase, with product MSKILLQSVFLNDSRTDVLIDGNRFAKIAKDIPAQECADAEVVDCKDLAILPPFYNAHTHAAMVLLRGYADDLPLRPWLEDHIWPFEAVMGPDEIEIGSRLATLEMIKSGTVFFADMYWHRERTMKVATEMGLRAAIGVTMAENLMTPDKIEANFAFARNHVGENDRVKLVMMPHSIYLVGEALLKRCAEVARAEGMLVHTHLSETQSEVEQCIKEHGCSPVEWLKRCGLLNESLVAAHCVHLSDADMALMAESGATVVLNPCSNLKLNSGIPDIPAMLAAKMKVALGTDGASSNNNLDMREEMKFAALLAKVKGMADTLPAGDALHMATRASALAYGIDAGVIAEGTLADALLVRLDDVCMSPLFNLTSNWVYAANSGLIDSVICDGKFLMRNRHVDGEREIIAEAEKCAKTLASKVVALKSKV from the coding sequence ATGTCCAAGATTCTTCTCCAGTCCGTTTTCCTGAATGATTCCCGGACCGATGTCCTCATTGACGGGAACCGTTTTGCAAAGATTGCGAAGGATATCCCTGCGCAGGAATGTGCCGACGCTGAGGTGGTGGACTGCAAGGACTTGGCGATTCTCCCGCCGTTCTACAACGCGCACACGCATGCGGCGATGGTGCTTTTACGCGGCTATGCAGACGACCTTCCGCTCCGCCCGTGGCTCGAAGACCATATCTGGCCATTCGAGGCCGTGATGGGACCCGATGAGATTGAAATAGGCAGTCGCTTGGCCACGCTCGAAATGATCAAGTCGGGGACGGTGTTCTTTGCCGACATGTATTGGCACCGCGAGCGCACCATGAAGGTGGCGACGGAAATGGGGCTGCGTGCGGCTATTGGCGTGACCATGGCCGAAAACCTGATGACTCCGGACAAAATCGAGGCGAACTTCGCGTTTGCCCGGAATCACGTTGGCGAAAATGACCGTGTAAAGTTGGTCATGATGCCTCATTCCATTTACTTGGTGGGCGAGGCGCTATTGAAGCGCTGTGCCGAGGTGGCCCGCGCCGAGGGGATGCTTGTGCATACGCATCTCTCCGAAACGCAAAGCGAAGTGGAACAGTGTATAAAGGAACATGGATGTTCTCCTGTGGAATGGCTCAAACGCTGTGGTTTGCTGAACGAATCGCTCGTTGCGGCGCATTGCGTCCACTTGTCCGATGCCGATATGGCGCTCATGGCAGAATCAGGCGCGACGGTCGTGCTCAACCCGTGTTCCAACCTCAAGCTGAATAGCGGAATTCCTGACATTCCCGCGATGCTTGCCGCAAAAATGAAAGTAGCACTCGGGACGGATGGCGCATCGTCCAACAATAACCTGGACATGCGTGAAGAAATGAAGTTTGCCGCGTTGCTGGCCAAGGTCAAGGGAATGGCGGATACGCTCCCTGCCGGAGATGCTCTGCACATGGCGACTCGCGCTAGTGCGCTTGCTTATGGAATCGATGCGGGCGTCATTGCCGAGGGGACTCTCGCAGATGCTTTGCTTGTCCGTTTGGACGATGTTTGCATGTCGCCCTTGTTCAACCTCACTTCGAACTGGGTGTATGCGGCCAATTCCGGACTGATCGATTCGGTTATTTGTGACGGGAAATTCTTGATGCGAAACCGCCATGTCGACGGCGAACGCGAAATCATTGCCGAAGCGGAAAAATGCGCGAAAACGCTCGCTTCGAAAGTGGTAGCTTTAAAGTCTAAAGTTTAG
- a CDS encoding RluA family pseudouridine synthase, whose protein sequence is MNYLVNEQHSGERIDKFLVGVMENVSRTDVQKLIAAGEVKVGGAAVSKNFRVESGMVVVVDRLPEKEASSLEPENIPLDIVYEDDDIVVLNKPRNLVVHPGNGVQNGTLAAALLYHFKENLSAVNGPLRPGIVHRLDKDTPGLMVVAKNDAAHRHLAHQLETRTLHRTYNALVWGCPRDLEGCIDAPIARNPKNRLKMAVVKGGKESRTHYVAKKFFAIATLLELQLESGRTHQIRVHSRYTGHPVVGDPLYDGREESLNRVPPLMKEIAAKVLEMAPAQLLQAVKIELIHPTTGKKMKFKVPMEEPFAKVLKFLKKECPADAPVFDEEEGFHDFDADIRFDEGYDADEPDNEMLDQFDECVFPELKERKTRAQRHAEKAATAAQRREKAAERKRIKQMKAARRRGIAAEDFVEPGYEPTIDPDLL, encoded by the coding sequence ATGAACTATCTCGTTAACGAACAACATTCCGGTGAGCGTATTGACAAGTTCCTTGTCGGTGTTATGGAAAATGTATCCCGTACCGACGTGCAGAAACTGATTGCCGCTGGCGAAGTGAAGGTGGGTGGGGCTGCCGTATCCAAGAATTTCCGTGTGGAATCGGGCATGGTCGTGGTGGTAGATCGCCTTCCCGAAAAAGAAGCGAGCTCGCTTGAGCCTGAAAACATCCCGCTCGACATCGTGTACGAGGATGACGATATAGTCGTTTTGAACAAACCTCGCAATCTCGTGGTGCATCCGGGCAACGGCGTGCAGAACGGAACTCTCGCTGCGGCCCTTTTGTACCATTTCAAGGAAAACCTTTCGGCGGTCAATGGTCCGCTTCGTCCGGGTATTGTTCATCGCTTGGATAAAGATACGCCGGGTCTCATGGTGGTGGCAAAAAACGATGCCGCCCACAGGCACCTTGCGCACCAGCTGGAAACCCGTACTCTGCACCGCACTTACAACGCGCTCGTGTGGGGCTGCCCGCGAGATTTGGAAGGTTGTATCGATGCTCCGATTGCCCGTAACCCGAAAAACCGCCTGAAGATGGCAGTGGTGAAGGGCGGCAAGGAAAGCCGTACGCATTATGTGGCGAAGAAATTCTTTGCAATTGCGACTTTGCTTGAACTACAACTTGAATCGGGACGCACGCACCAGATTCGTGTGCATAGCCGCTATACGGGCCACCCGGTAGTCGGTGACCCGCTGTATGATGGCCGTGAAGAAAGTCTGAACCGCGTGCCCCCTCTGATGAAGGAAATTGCCGCGAAGGTTCTCGAGATGGCTCCTGCGCAACTGTTGCAGGCCGTGAAGATTGAACTCATCCACCCGACGACGGGCAAGAAGATGAAGTTCAAGGTCCCGATGGAAGAACCCTTCGCGAAGGTGCTCAAGTTCTTGAAGAAGGAATGCCCGGCGGATGCCCCTGTGTTCGACGAGGAAGAAGGCTTCCATGACTTCGATGCGGATATCCGCTTTGACGAAGGCTATGATGCGGATGAACCCGATAACGAAATGCTTGACCAGTTCGACGAATGTGTTTTCCCGGAACTAAAGGAAAGGAAAACCCGTGCCCAGCGCCATGCCGAGAAGGCGGCGACTGCTGCCCAGCGCAGGGAAAAGGCCGCCGAGCGCAAGCGCATCAAGCAGATGAAGGCTGCCCGCAGGCGTGGTATTGCCGCCGAAGATTTTGTCGAGCCCGGTTACGAACCCACTATCGACCCCGATTTGCTTTAA
- the lspA gene encoding signal peptidase II, giving the protein MQYDENVKFYNKWPFHLGLVIFSIVADQLTKLWCIHRFTNEFGAPNHESISVIGDLIRFQLVFNKGAAFSSRPQDLLPFLPSWVFFLIISIVAAGVLFWFYRSIDKRDFLSRLGVVMIIGGAIGNFIDRMRMQMVVDFIDCDFPDFIMTRFPTFNVADSFVTVGVAVVILSPVILRKLHKEIKELKKSK; this is encoded by the coding sequence ATGCAATACGACGAGAATGTGAAATTTTATAATAAGTGGCCGTTCCATTTGGGTTTGGTGATTTTTAGTATCGTTGCCGACCAGCTGACAAAGTTGTGGTGCATACATCGTTTTACGAACGAATTTGGTGCGCCGAACCACGAAAGCATCTCCGTGATAGGCGATTTGATACGGTTCCAGCTGGTGTTCAACAAGGGTGCCGCTTTCAGCAGCCGCCCGCAGGATTTGTTGCCGTTCCTCCCGTCTTGGGTGTTCTTCTTGATTATATCGATTGTCGCTGCCGGTGTGCTGTTCTGGTTCTATCGTAGCATTGACAAGAGGGATTTCCTTTCGCGCCTGGGTGTCGTGATGATTATCGGTGGCGCCATTGGCAACTTTATCGACCGTATGCGCATGCAGATGGTGGTGGACTTTATCGACTGCGATTTCCCGGATTTCATCATGACGCGTTTCCCGACGTTCAATGTGGCCGATTCCTTCGTGACCGTCGGCGTTGCAGTCGTCATCCTATCTCCAGTTATCTTGCGAAAATTGCATAAAGAAATTAAAGAATTGAAAAAGAGCAAATAA
- a CDS encoding squalene/phytoene synthase family protein yields the protein MNSREAWRYAEDRLLLVSRTFALNINILAGKLHKSILLAYLYLRIADTVEDDPVMGASEKGRILSLFAGIFESAELPEEKIRQFVDALPASWKNSDDPNMDLCLQASVVVPLLHELPEKYTAPVRNVVVEMCGGMAKFALRQEQALSNGWFTLESVSDLDEYCYYVAGIVGKLLTKLFAADSSLIGAEREKLLAQLDVSFGLALQVTNIVKDCIEDSGRRVCFVPEEICRRHGFEHSFDMFAEGADKKSCAAALGELVQKAWKHLDDAIAYTKLIPRVNMRTRLFCLWPLLMAAENLSLIGDGLSVFVSDKKVKITRDDVKNIVKNTMRHFYSNKWIDETYNKLKASH from the coding sequence ATGAATTCTAGGGAGGCTTGGAGATACGCCGAAGACAGGCTGTTGTTGGTTTCCAGGACATTCGCCCTGAACATCAACATCCTCGCGGGCAAGTTGCACAAGAGCATCTTGCTTGCGTACCTGTACCTGCGTATTGCCGATACGGTCGAAGACGACCCCGTGATGGGGGCGTCGGAGAAGGGCCGTATTCTCTCCCTGTTCGCGGGAATTTTTGAATCGGCGGAATTGCCCGAAGAAAAAATCCGGCAGTTTGTCGACGCGCTCCCCGCGAGCTGGAAAAACTCCGACGATCCGAACATGGACTTGTGCTTGCAGGCGTCCGTCGTTGTCCCGCTCCTCCATGAACTTCCCGAGAAGTATACTGCGCCGGTGCGCAATGTTGTTGTCGAGATGTGCGGAGGTATGGCCAAGTTCGCACTCAGGCAGGAACAGGCTCTCTCGAACGGCTGGTTCACGTTGGAATCCGTGAGCGACCTAGACGAGTACTGCTATTATGTCGCGGGCATTGTCGGGAAACTTTTGACAAAGCTCTTTGCTGCCGATTCCAGCCTGATTGGCGCCGAACGTGAAAAACTGCTTGCCCAGCTGGACGTGAGTTTCGGGCTCGCCTTGCAGGTCACGAATATCGTGAAGGACTGCATCGAGGATTCCGGGCGCCGGGTGTGTTTTGTGCCCGAAGAAATTTGCCGCCGTCATGGCTTTGAACATTCTTTTGATATGTTTGCCGAAGGTGCCGACAAGAAATCTTGTGCCGCGGCTCTTGGCGAACTTGTTCAAAAGGCTTGGAAACATCTTGACGATGCCATAGCCTACACAAAATTGATTCCGAGAGTCAACATGCGTACAAGGCTTTTCTGCCTGTGGCCGCTGTTGATGGCTGCCGAGAACCTGAGCCTCATCGGCGACGGGCTTTCGGTGTTTGTCTCGGACAAGAAGGTGAAAATTACAAGGGACGATGTGAAAAACATTGTCAAGAACACGATGCGTCATTTCTATTCTAACAAGTGGATTGACGAAACCTATAACAAGCTGAAAGCTTCTCACTAG